A stretch of the Paenibacillus dendritiformis genome encodes the following:
- a CDS encoding FecCD family ABC transporter permease: MAQITSLTPERRKRNRSLAIMAILGILIVAMFIVSMNTGFIRLSPLDLARTLFGAGTDKQQLILFEFRLPRIVLSLLIGAGLAVSGCVMQGISRNALADPGILGINAGAGLVVMLFISFYPTTAAAPVFLLPLLAWIGAGLTAALICALAYKRHEGMRPTRLLLTGVAVAAGISAAMIVLTLRLSPEKYQFVATWLAGSIWGTNWKFVLALLPFIVVLLPYVFCKARIMNVLNLGEQTAIGLGANVSREQLKLLGAAVGLAGSSVAVSGGIGFVGLIGPHLARRLVGPKHQLLLPASALTGALLVMAADTIGRWILQPSEVPTGIVVAVIGAPYFLYLLARSKA, encoded by the coding sequence ATGGCACAGATTACCTCATTGACCCCGGAGCGCCGCAAGCGAAATCGGAGCCTGGCGATTATGGCCATATTGGGAATTTTGATTGTTGCGATGTTCATTGTCAGCATGAATACCGGATTCATCCGGCTGTCTCCGCTCGATCTGGCGCGCACCTTGTTCGGAGCGGGGACCGATAAGCAGCAGCTGATTCTGTTCGAATTCCGCCTGCCGCGCATCGTGCTCTCCTTGCTTATCGGAGCGGGCCTGGCCGTATCGGGCTGCGTCATGCAAGGCATCTCCCGCAACGCGCTGGCCGACCCGGGTATTCTCGGCATTAACGCCGGCGCCGGACTTGTCGTGATGCTGTTCATCTCGTTCTATCCGACGACGGCCGCCGCTCCGGTGTTCCTGCTGCCGCTGCTGGCGTGGATTGGGGCGGGACTGACGGCCGCCCTCATCTGCGCGCTTGCCTATAAGCGCCATGAAGGGATGCGGCCGACGCGCCTGCTGCTGACGGGCGTGGCGGTGGCGGCGGGCATCAGCGCCGCCATGATCGTGCTGACGCTCCGGCTCAGCCCGGAGAAGTATCAATTCGTGGCGACCTGGCTGGCGGGCAGCATCTGGGGAACGAACTGGAAGTTCGTGCTGGCGTTGCTGCCGTTCATCGTCGTGCTCCTGCCTTATGTATTCTGCAAGGCCCGCATCATGAATGTGCTGAATCTGGGGGAGCAGACGGCGATCGGCCTCGGCGCGAATGTGTCGCGCGAGCAGCTGAAGCTGCTTGGGGCTGCGGTCGGTCTTGCCGGCTCCAGCGTCGCCGTGAGCGGGGGCATCGGCTTCGTCGGCTTGATCGGCCCGCATCTGGCCCGGCGCCTGGTCGGACCAAAGCATCAACTCTTGCTGCCGGCTTCCGCGCTGACCGGCGCGCTGCTTGTGATGGCGGCAGATACGATCGGCCGCTGGATTTTGCAGCCGTCCGAGGTGCCGACAGGCATCGTCGTCGCCGTTATCGGCGCCCCTTATTTTCTCTATCTGCTTGCTCGGTCCAAAGCGTAG
- a CDS encoding ABC transporter ATP-binding protein, which yields MLRRFFAYYQPYKWLFVLDFSCAILAAVLELAFPVAVNGVVDQLLPSGNWRWILYACLMLLGIYVVSAGLHFVVTYWGHKLGINIETDMRKKLFDHVQKLSFRFFDNNKTGHLVSRMTNDLMDIGEIAHHGPEDLFIAVMTLAGAFGIMLSINWELAVLTFIIVPLMIYLSLYFSRKMSRAFKRMFADIADYNARVENNVSGIRVVQAFANEKHEIRRFAENNARFRLTKLVTYKIMAWNSSVSFILMKLISLFVLVCGTWYVINEQMTYGEFIAFVMLSNVFLGPIKQINAVIEMYPKGIAGFKRYLELLETAPDIADAPDARPIGKPKGDIRFSGVSFGYKNKEKILNGIDLTIRAGETVALVGPSGAGKTTLCSLLPRFYEIDEGSISIDGTDIRKITLESLRSHIGIVQQDVFLFDGTIRENIAYGKLGASEEEIWEAARQAQLEELILSLEQGMDTFIGERGVKLSGGQKQRLSIARMFLKNPAILILDEATSALDTETEAAIQEALSALSQGRTTLVIAHRLATIKNADRIVVVTEQGITEQGKHDELLAARGIY from the coding sequence GTGCTGCGACGGTTTTTTGCTTATTATCAGCCCTATAAATGGCTGTTCGTTCTAGATTTCTCCTGCGCCATCCTGGCCGCAGTGTTGGAGCTCGCCTTTCCGGTCGCCGTCAACGGCGTCGTCGATCAGCTGCTCCCGAGCGGCAACTGGAGGTGGATTCTGTATGCCTGCCTCATGCTGCTGGGCATTTATGTCGTCAGTGCCGGGCTCCACTTCGTCGTTACATACTGGGGGCATAAGCTGGGCATCAACATTGAGACGGACATGCGCAAAAAGCTGTTCGATCATGTGCAGAAGCTGTCCTTCCGCTTCTTCGACAACAACAAGACGGGCCACCTTGTGTCCCGCATGACGAATGATCTGATGGATATCGGCGAGATTGCGCATCACGGACCGGAGGATCTCTTTATCGCCGTCATGACGCTGGCGGGCGCCTTCGGCATCATGCTGAGCATCAACTGGGAGCTGGCCGTGCTGACGTTCATCATCGTGCCGCTCATGATTTACTTGTCGCTCTATTTCAGCCGCAAAATGTCGCGAGCCTTCAAGCGAATGTTCGCCGATATCGCCGACTATAACGCGCGGGTGGAGAATAATGTGAGCGGCATCCGGGTCGTCCAGGCGTTCGCCAACGAGAAGCATGAGATTCGCCGCTTCGCCGAGAACAACGCCCGCTTCCGGTTGACGAAGCTCGTCACGTACAAGATTATGGCGTGGAACTCCTCGGTCAGCTTCATTCTGATGAAGCTCATCTCGCTGTTCGTGCTCGTATGCGGCACATGGTATGTCATCAACGAGCAGATGACGTACGGGGAATTCATTGCCTTCGTGATGCTGTCTAACGTCTTTCTTGGCCCAATCAAGCAGATCAACGCCGTCATCGAGATGTATCCGAAGGGGATCGCCGGCTTCAAGCGGTATCTCGAGCTGTTGGAGACGGCTCCCGATATCGCCGATGCTCCCGATGCCCGCCCGATCGGCAAGCCGAAGGGGGATATCCGCTTCAGCGGCGTCAGCTTCGGCTATAAGAACAAGGAGAAGATTTTGAACGGCATCGACTTGACCATTCGGGCGGGCGAGACCGTCGCGCTCGTCGGACCGTCCGGCGCAGGCAAGACGACGCTGTGCAGCCTGCTGCCGCGCTTCTATGAGATCGATGAGGGCTCGATATCGATCGACGGGACGGATATTCGGAAAATAACGCTCGAATCGCTTCGTTCCCATATCGGGATCGTGCAGCAGGACGTATTTCTGTTCGACGGCACGATTCGGGAAAATATCGCGTACGGCAAGCTCGGCGCGAGCGAGGAAGAAATATGGGAAGCCGCGCGGCAGGCGCAACTGGAGGAGCTGATCCTGTCGCTGGAGCAAGGGATGGACACGTTTATCGGCGAGCGCGGCGTCAAGCTGTCGGGCGGTCAGAAGCAGCGCCTGTCGATTGCCCGCATGTTCCTGAAGAATCCGGCCATCCTCATTCTGGACGAAGCGACGTCGGCGCTGGATACGGAGACCGAGGCCGCGATCCAGGAGGCGCTGTCCGCGCTGTCGCAGGGAAGGACGACGCTCGTCATCGCGCATCGGCTGGCGACGATTAAGAATGCGGATCGGATCGTCGTCGTCACCGAGCAGGGCATTACGGAGCAAGGGAAGCATGATGAGCTGTTGGCCGCCCGGGGCATCTACTAG
- a CDS encoding ATP-binding protein: MDRLSFLKRMARQHPDDAEALYWLAAEYAACGQWVDAIGQYSAALAVCADDALRAALLAGLTEATARLRQGGVPAEPSAAAGSARAESGESGAESPAAAGSHALEPGDAASRTPESADTGEEEDGEFEDEDVPDEEWDAAHAGQAAVFARSGIGLQVLDGGKSAASQPSAASHKVTFADVAGLQELKKTIQLRIISPFQNQGLFSKFRKKAGGGVLLYGPPGCGKTFMAKATAGECRAAFFPVHIADILDKYIGVSEQNLRDLFDKARAHKPSILFFDEIDTVGFNRSKSSSSMRGMIDTFLAEMEGIDTSTDQLLVIGATNMPWDVDDALKRPGRFDRLVFVAPPDEEAREHMFRLKLEGRYIENIDTGRLASRTEFFSGADIEHLCESAAERVLGEILESGRERPIRMADFEALLETARPSTLEWLRKAKNYVKYANQTGAYNDVEDYLRTYGRRI; encoded by the coding sequence ATGGACAGGCTATCTTTTTTGAAGCGGATGGCACGGCAGCATCCGGACGATGCCGAAGCGCTCTATTGGCTGGCGGCGGAATACGCGGCTTGCGGACAATGGGTGGACGCGATCGGGCAATACAGCGCCGCGCTAGCCGTCTGCGCCGACGATGCGCTTCGCGCCGCCTTGCTGGCGGGGCTGACGGAAGCGACCGCCCGGCTTCGGCAAGGCGGCGTTCCTGCGGAGCCATCCGCTGCGGCCGGCAGCGCACGCGCAGAAAGCGGCGAATCTGGCGCCGAGTCCCCGGCTGCCGCGGGAAGCCATGCGCTTGAACCCGGAGACGCGGCAAGCCGAACCCCGGAATCCGCAGACACCGGTGAAGAGGAGGACGGGGAATTCGAGGATGAAGACGTCCCGGACGAGGAATGGGATGCCGCGCACGCCGGCCAAGCGGCCGTCTTCGCCCGTTCGGGCATTGGCCTGCAGGTGCTGGATGGCGGAAAATCCGCCGCGTCGCAGCCATCGGCCGCGTCCCACAAGGTGACGTTCGCCGATGTCGCCGGATTGCAGGAGTTGAAGAAGACGATACAGCTGCGTATTATCAGCCCGTTCCAGAACCAGGGGCTGTTCTCCAAATTCCGCAAAAAGGCGGGCGGAGGCGTGCTGCTGTACGGTCCCCCGGGCTGCGGCAAAACGTTTATGGCCAAAGCGACCGCGGGCGAATGCCGGGCTGCGTTCTTCCCTGTTCACATTGCGGATATTTTGGACAAATACATCGGCGTCAGCGAGCAAAATCTGCGGGATTTGTTCGACAAGGCGCGCGCGCATAAGCCGAGTATTCTGTTCTTCGATGAGATCGATACGGTCGGCTTCAACCGTTCGAAGTCTTCGTCCAGCATGCGCGGCATGATCGATACGTTCCTCGCCGAGATGGAAGGCATCGATACGAGCACGGATCAACTGCTCGTCATCGGCGCGACGAACATGCCTTGGGACGTCGACGATGCCCTCAAGCGCCCCGGCCGCTTCGATCGGCTCGTCTTTGTCGCGCCTCCGGACGAGGAAGCCCGGGAGCATATGTTCCGCTTGAAGCTGGAAGGCCGCTATATCGAGAACATCGACACCGGGCGGCTGGCGAGCCGCACCGAATTTTTCTCCGGGGCGGACATTGAACATTTATGCGAGAGCGCGGCCGAGCGGGTGCTCGGCGAAATTCTCGAATCCGGACGCGAGCGTCCGATTCGGATGGCCGACTTCGAAGCGCTGCTGGAGACCGCGCGCCCGTCGACGCTGGAATGGCTGCGCAAAGCGAAGAACTACGTCAAATATGCCAATCAGACAGGAGCGTACAATGACGTGGAGGATTATTTGCGCACATACGGCCGGCGAATTTGA
- a CDS encoding tetratricopeptide repeat protein has product MNDTIERDEWELERELYLKTNDLTNAGRHEEAIASAAGMLRYFPQHEGALHLMSLCYLRMERYEEAEHTARELLAAHPEAEAGLELMGMLHFERGDSRQAAAVFEQCIELSPDSAYYRKWLARALYQGLDRNRALRRFGCEFRPEYGSQANKAIAALHEALRREPDSESHYLIGLCYDALGLPEKEFEHLKEGVVFDPDHAGIHTRLARSYVMHGDVNSAQSHCELALMLDPHCPEALAVEQTLDAYRQNAKQYYNAKKQYWKAVCRIHPAEADHWRQAARIKLDYGAERPLKELKTYLKLEPADLEMQVTYGKLLHDDKQYLSARRHFRKLDALHPGNVHIQSWLDTISQLNRAKLYLTPLRRWLVRCLIQYPYWILLFLLVMPFYLIAHLFSRRKA; this is encoded by the coding sequence ATGAATGACACGATAGAACGGGATGAGTGGGAGCTGGAGAGAGAGTTATACTTGAAAACGAATGACTTGACGAATGCGGGCAGACACGAGGAAGCGATCGCCAGCGCCGCCGGGATGCTGCGCTATTTTCCCCAGCACGAAGGCGCATTGCATCTGATGTCATTATGCTACCTCCGCATGGAGCGGTACGAAGAAGCCGAGCATACGGCGCGTGAACTGCTCGCCGCTCATCCAGAGGCGGAAGCGGGCTTGGAGCTCATGGGCATGCTTCATTTCGAGAGAGGAGACTCCCGCCAAGCGGCGGCCGTTTTCGAGCAATGCATCGAGTTGAGCCCGGACTCCGCTTATTATCGAAAATGGCTGGCAAGAGCATTGTACCAAGGCCTGGATCGCAATCGGGCTCTGCGGCGGTTCGGATGCGAGTTCCGCCCGGAATATGGGTCCCAAGCGAACAAGGCCATCGCAGCGCTGCATGAGGCGCTTCGACGGGAACCGGATAGTGAATCCCATTATCTGATCGGCTTGTGCTATGATGCGTTAGGCTTGCCGGAAAAGGAATTCGAACACCTGAAGGAGGGTGTCGTCTTCGATCCGGACCATGCCGGCATCCATACTCGCCTTGCTCGCTCTTACGTGATGCATGGCGATGTGAACTCGGCCCAGTCCCATTGCGAATTGGCGCTGATGCTTGATCCTCATTGCCCGGAGGCCCTTGCGGTGGAACAGACGCTCGATGCCTACCGTCAAAATGCCAAGCAGTATTATAACGCCAAAAAACAATATTGGAAGGCCGTCTGCCGGATACATCCTGCAGAAGCTGATCATTGGCGGCAGGCCGCCCGGATCAAATTGGACTACGGGGCCGAGCGGCCGTTGAAGGAACTCAAAACCTATTTAAAGCTGGAACCCGCGGACTTGGAGATGCAGGTCACCTATGGGAAGCTGCTGCATGACGACAAGCAGTACTTGTCCGCCCGGCGGCATTTCCGCAAGCTGGACGCCCTGCACCCGGGCAATGTCCATATCCAATCCTGGCTGGATACGATATCCCAATTGAACCGCGCCAAGCTGTACCTCACTCCGCTTCGCAGATGGTTGGTTCGCTGCTTGATCCAGTATCCGTATTGGATTTTGCTGTTTTTGCTTGTCATGCCTTTTTATCTTATCGCGCATTTGTTTTCAAGACGGAAAGCATAG
- a CDS encoding class I SAM-dependent methyltransferase codes for MKLEDPRNHQEWLTPHTFAWYAQIAALSGAYAYSWKSTIAEPNAETRFEQEVREMIRDRIVLDVGCGHGEFTVQWSPIVKRITGLDVTSGFIPDGEFDCAYNRRGPTSCYPHMARVLKPGGRLLALHPGDRLSRELPRLFPGFFEPAPDGTPILDRLAQRLEQGGLKQVEIETVTSVQYLHDPMDVIRIRCFGQSPVLIGKVIDESLPAIEEIFRRHATAQGLPATYEHYLVRAVS; via the coding sequence ATGAAACTGGAGGATCCAAGAAATCACCAGGAATGGCTTACGCCCCATACCTTTGCGTGGTACGCCCAAATCGCGGCCTTATCCGGCGCCTATGCATACTCGTGGAAGTCGACGATTGCGGAGCCGAATGCCGAGACGCGGTTCGAGCAGGAAGTAAGGGAAATGATCCGCGATCGCATCGTGCTCGACGTAGGCTGCGGCCATGGGGAATTTACAGTGCAATGGTCTCCGATCGTGAAGCGAATCACCGGCTTGGATGTGACGAGCGGCTTCATCCCGGACGGGGAGTTCGACTGCGCCTACAACCGCAGAGGACCGACCTCATGCTATCCGCATATGGCCCGGGTCTTGAAGCCCGGCGGGCGCCTTCTCGCGCTCCATCCGGGCGATCGGCTGTCGCGGGAACTGCCGCGCTTGTTTCCCGGATTTTTCGAGCCTGCGCCGGACGGAACGCCTATATTGGATCGCCTTGCGCAGCGACTGGAACAGGGAGGTCTGAAGCAGGTTGAGATCGAGACCGTGACCAGCGTGCAATATTTGCATGATCCGATGGATGTGATCCGCATCCGCTGCTTCGGACAATCGCCCGTGCTCATCGGGAAGGTGATTGATGAGTCTCTGCCCGCCATCGAAGAGATATTCCGTCGACATGCCACGGCTCAAGGCTTGCCGGCGACGTATGAACATTACCTGGTACGGGCTGTCAGCTAA
- a CDS encoding aminoglycoside 3'-phosphotransferase produces MSRDTMARLASYPEAVQAYCQGAAATVVKDKPRSVVYRMDRADDSFFVKVTASGQMEKEARMTAHLSSLGACPNVRMYFSDASRDYLITDRIMGTDAASSEYLAEPSRLCDIFAGSLSYFHELPGADCPCMNGLEEMVSRAEENYRSGKAELSLLRYMGYAGADAAYQDMLALYGAVSGSGERTLIHGDYCLPNLMLHQFERSGYIDVGYAGLGDPHYDLFWSLWSLQFNLGSDRYAERFIEAYGRERVDEERLRLCGLVSVFNGFRGQDYYERQAQKPDGGGERIGERRDEVF; encoded by the coding sequence ATGAGCAGAGACACGATGGCCAGGCTTGCGTCTTATCCGGAAGCGGTGCAGGCGTATTGCCAGGGAGCGGCGGCAACGGTCGTGAAGGACAAGCCCCGCTCCGTCGTATATCGAATGGATCGCGCGGACGATTCATTTTTTGTGAAGGTGACTGCCTCGGGGCAGATGGAGAAGGAAGCGCGGATGACGGCGCATCTCTCGAGCCTCGGCGCGTGTCCGAACGTCAGAATGTATTTTAGCGATGCTTCCCGGGATTATCTCATCACCGATCGGATCATGGGCACGGACGCGGCCAGCTCCGAATATTTGGCGGAGCCATCCCGATTGTGCGATATCTTTGCCGGCAGCTTGTCCTATTTCCATGAGCTTCCCGGGGCGGACTGTCCCTGCATGAACGGATTGGAGGAGATGGTCAGCCGGGCGGAGGAGAACTATCGAAGCGGCAAGGCGGAGCTGAGCTTGCTCCGTTACATGGGCTATGCCGGCGCCGATGCCGCTTATCAGGATATGCTGGCCCTATACGGCGCGGTATCCGGCAGCGGAGAACGGACGCTCATTCATGGCGATTATTGCCTGCCGAATCTGATGCTGCATCAATTCGAGCGGAGCGGGTACATCGATGTAGGTTATGCCGGATTGGGCGATCCGCATTATGATCTGTTCTGGTCGCTGTGGTCGCTGCAATTCAATCTGGGGAGCGACCGCTATGCGGAGCGCTTCATCGAGGCCTATGGAAGAGAACGGGTGGACGAAGAGCGGCTGCGGCTGTGCGGGCTTGTCTCCGTGTTCAACGGCTTCCGCGGGCAAGATTACTATGAACGGCAAGCTCAGAAGCCGGACGGAGGAGGGGAGCGGATTGGGGAACGTCGCGACGAAGTATTTTGA
- a CDS encoding DNA-3-methyladenine glycosylase family protein, whose product MGNVATKYFDYGEREINYLRSADAALGAAMARLGRVERVIIPDPFAALVHAIVGQLVSVKAANTVWERMQDRLGEISPRNLAAQPVERIQGCGMPLTKAERIREIARMAATGAFDLQELRRLPDAEAAARLMTLPGVGKWTAEMLLLHALERPDIVSWGDIAIRRGMMALYGLDAITKAQFDRYRQAYSPYGSVASIYLWVLAYE is encoded by the coding sequence TTGGGGAACGTCGCGACGAAGTATTTTGACTATGGGGAACGGGAAATCAATTACCTGCGAAGCGCCGATGCGGCGCTTGGGGCTGCGATGGCCCGGCTCGGCAGGGTGGAGCGGGTCATTATCCCCGATCCGTTCGCCGCGCTCGTCCACGCCATCGTGGGACAACTGGTCTCCGTGAAGGCGGCCAACACGGTCTGGGAACGGATGCAGGATCGGCTGGGGGAGATCTCTCCCCGGAATCTGGCAGCGCAGCCGGTTGAACGGATTCAGGGCTGCGGCATGCCGCTGACGAAGGCGGAGCGCATTCGGGAGATTGCCCGGATGGCAGCCACTGGCGCGTTCGATCTGCAGGAGCTGCGGCGCTTGCCCGATGCGGAGGCGGCCGCTCGCTTAATGACGCTGCCCGGAGTCGGGAAATGGACGGCCGAGATGCTGCTCCTCCATGCTTTGGAGCGGCCGGACATCGTAAGCTGGGGCGACATCGCCATTCGCCGGGGCATGATGGCCCTGTATGGGCTTGATGCGATCACCAAGGCGCAGTTCGATCGGTATCGGCAGGCGTATTCGCCATATGGCTCGGTCGCTTCCATTTATTTGTGGGTTCTGGCTTATGAATAA
- a CDS encoding DNA alkylation repair protein: METAIRARIMALAEEKYRQFSASLIPNIDNVVGVRLPELRKLARSIAKGDWRTYLAQANSDYFEEVMLQGMVIGCAKADVEEILGHVAAFVPKIDNWSVCDSFCSGLKIASLHKERVWEFVQPYLESDMEYEIRFGVVMLLNYYADEPYIHRVLERLDRIKHEGYYVKMAVAWAVSICFVRLPDITMDYLRSNTLDDFTYNKALQKITESYRVAPEAKALIRSMKRK; encoded by the coding sequence ATGGAGACTGCGATTCGGGCACGGATTATGGCGCTGGCGGAGGAGAAATACCGGCAATTTTCCGCTTCCTTGATTCCGAATATTGACAATGTCGTCGGGGTGCGGCTGCCTGAGCTGCGCAAGCTCGCCCGGAGCATTGCGAAGGGCGACTGGCGGACTTATTTGGCGCAGGCGAATAGCGATTATTTCGAGGAAGTGATGCTGCAGGGCATGGTTATTGGCTGCGCCAAGGCGGATGTGGAGGAGATCCTTGGGCACGTCGCCGCGTTCGTGCCCAAAATCGATAACTGGTCCGTATGCGACAGCTTTTGCTCGGGGCTAAAAATCGCATCCCTGCATAAAGAGCGGGTCTGGGAATTCGTCCAGCCTTATCTCGAATCGGACATGGAATATGAGATTCGCTTCGGCGTCGTGATGCTCCTGAATTATTATGCCGATGAGCCTTATATTCACCGCGTGCTGGAGCGGCTGGACCGGATTAAGCATGAGGGCTACTATGTCAAGATGGCGGTAGCCTGGGCGGTGTCCATCTGTTTCGTGAGGCTGCCGGACATTACAATGGACTATTTGCGAAGCAATACGCTAGATGACTTCACCTACAACAAAGCGCTGCAAAAGATTACGGAGTC